In Balaenoptera ricei isolate mBalRic1 chromosome 4, mBalRic1.hap2, whole genome shotgun sequence, the following are encoded in one genomic region:
- the ZDHHC23 gene encoding palmitoyltransferase ZDHHC23 isoform X1: protein MTKKGSMKPGKKNKAEEPELEPLCCCEYIDRNGEKNHVAACLCDCQDLDEGCDRWMTCKSVQPETYERIMDTLSDRLRIPWLRGARKVNISLLPPLFLLPVFLRVASWHFLLGVVVLTSLPVLALWYYYLTHRRKEQTLFFLSLGLFSLGYMYYVFLQEVVPRGRVGPTQLALLTCGLLLILLALCRAKKDPGYLRSPANGDRSLSGSHTEYLNRTGPEKPKGFPGADPAGGLNNRAPKDEPKGCPRTSAGSPANGKEDWCAKCRLVRPARAWHCRICGFCVRRMDHHCVWINSCVGESNHQAFMLALLIFLLTSVYGITLTLDTICTDRSVFTALFYCPGVYADYSSALCFTCVWYSVIIVGGMAYIFLIQLINISYNVTEREVQQALRQKTGRRLLCGLIVDTGQYNRGFLRNWHQFSTLGTRPFHHPAEDVV from the exons ATGACCAAGAAGGGCAGTATGAAgccagggaagaaaaacaaagcggAAGAACCTGAACTGGAGCCCCTGTGCTGCTGCGAGTACATAGATCGAAATGGGGAAAAGAACCACGTGGCTGCTTGTTTGTGTGATTGCCAAGATCTGGATGAAGGGTGTGATAG ATGGATGACGTGTAAGTCCGTGCAGCCCGAGACCTACGAAAGGATCATGGATACACTCTCTGACCGCCTCCGGATTCCTTGGCTTAGGGGAGCCAGGAAAGTTAACATTAGCCTCCTTCCCCCACTCTTCCTGCTGCCTGTCTTCCTCCGAGTGGCTTCGTGGCATTTCCTCCTGGGGGTGGTGGTTTTGACCTCCCTCCCTGTGCTGGCTCTGTGGTACTACTACCTCACTCACAGAAGGAAAGAACAGACCCTGTTTTTCCTGAGCCTCGGACTGTTCTCTCTGGGCTACATGTACTACGTGTTCCTGCAGGAGGTGGTCCCCAGGGGGCGCGTAGGGCCCACTCAGCTGGCTCTGCTTACCTGCGGGTTACTTCTCATACTCTTAGCCTTGTGCCGAGCCAAGAAGGATCCAGGCTACCTCAGGAGCCCAGCAAACGGTGACAGATCTCTAAGCGGCAGCCACACGGAATACCTGAACAGGACAGGGCCGGAGAAGCCCAAAGGGTTCCCCGGCGCAGACCCAGCGGGCGGTCTCAACAACCGCGCGCCCAAGGATGAGCCTAAGGGCTGCCCCAGGACGTCGGCCGGAAGCCCCGCCAACGGGAAGGAGGACTGGTGCGCCAAGTGCCGGCTGGTGCGGCCGGCCCGGGCGTGGCACTGCCGGATCTGCGGCTTCTGCGTGAGGAGGATGGATCATCACTGCGTCTG GATAAATAGCTGTGTCGGAGAATCGAATCATCAAGCATTTATGCTTGCCCTTTTGATCTTCCTGCTCACCTCGGTGTACGGGATAACGCTGACCTTGGACACCATTTGTACAGATAGAAGTGTCTTCACAGCTCTCTTCTATTGCCCTGGAGTTTATGCAGATTACAG CTCAGCTCTGTGCTTCACCTGCGTGTGGTACTCTGTGATCATCGTGGGGGGCATGGCCTACATCTTCCTGATCCAGCTGATCAACATCAGCTACAACGTGACGGAGAGGGAAGTGCAGCAGGCCCTTCGACAGAAGACGGGGCGCCGGCTGCTCTGCGGGCTCATCGTGGACACAGGCCAGTACAATCGGGGCTTCCTGCGGAACTGGCACCAGTTCTCCACCCTGGGCACGCGCCCCTTCCACCACCCTGCTGAGGACGTTGTATGA
- the ZDHHC23 gene encoding palmitoyltransferase ZDHHC23 isoform X2, whose translation MTKKGSMKPGKKNKAEEPELEPLCCCEYIDRNGEKNHVAACLCDCQDLDEGCDRWMTCKSVQPETYERIMDTLSDRLRIPWLRGARKVNISLLPPLFLLPVFLRVASWHFLLGVVVLTSLPVLALWYYYLTHRRKEQTLFFLSLGLFSLGYMYYVFLQEVVPRGRVGPTQLALLTCGLLLILLALCRAKKDPGYLRSPANGDRSLSGSHTEYLNRTGPEKPKGFPGADPAGGLNNRAPKDEPKGCPRTSAGSPANGKEDWCAKCRLVRPARAWHCRICGFCVRRMDHHCVCCVGESNHQAFMLALLIFLLTSVYGITLTLDTICTDRSVFTALFYCPGVYADYSSALCFTCVWYSVIIVGGMAYIFLIQLINISYNVTEREVQQALRQKTGRRLLCGLIVDTGQYNRGFLRNWHQFSTLGTRPFHHPAEDVV comes from the exons ATGACCAAGAAGGGCAGTATGAAgccagggaagaaaaacaaagcggAAGAACCTGAACTGGAGCCCCTGTGCTGCTGCGAGTACATAGATCGAAATGGGGAAAAGAACCACGTGGCTGCTTGTTTGTGTGATTGCCAAGATCTGGATGAAGGGTGTGATAG ATGGATGACGTGTAAGTCCGTGCAGCCCGAGACCTACGAAAGGATCATGGATACACTCTCTGACCGCCTCCGGATTCCTTGGCTTAGGGGAGCCAGGAAAGTTAACATTAGCCTCCTTCCCCCACTCTTCCTGCTGCCTGTCTTCCTCCGAGTGGCTTCGTGGCATTTCCTCCTGGGGGTGGTGGTTTTGACCTCCCTCCCTGTGCTGGCTCTGTGGTACTACTACCTCACTCACAGAAGGAAAGAACAGACCCTGTTTTTCCTGAGCCTCGGACTGTTCTCTCTGGGCTACATGTACTACGTGTTCCTGCAGGAGGTGGTCCCCAGGGGGCGCGTAGGGCCCACTCAGCTGGCTCTGCTTACCTGCGGGTTACTTCTCATACTCTTAGCCTTGTGCCGAGCCAAGAAGGATCCAGGCTACCTCAGGAGCCCAGCAAACGGTGACAGATCTCTAAGCGGCAGCCACACGGAATACCTGAACAGGACAGGGCCGGAGAAGCCCAAAGGGTTCCCCGGCGCAGACCCAGCGGGCGGTCTCAACAACCGCGCGCCCAAGGATGAGCCTAAGGGCTGCCCCAGGACGTCGGCCGGAAGCCCCGCCAACGGGAAGGAGGACTGGTGCGCCAAGTGCCGGCTGGTGCGGCCGGCCCGGGCGTGGCACTGCCGGATCTGCGGCTTCTGCGTGAGGAGGATGGATCATCACTGCGTCTG CTGTGTCGGAGAATCGAATCATCAAGCATTTATGCTTGCCCTTTTGATCTTCCTGCTCACCTCGGTGTACGGGATAACGCTGACCTTGGACACCATTTGTACAGATAGAAGTGTCTTCACAGCTCTCTTCTATTGCCCTGGAGTTTATGCAGATTACAG CTCAGCTCTGTGCTTCACCTGCGTGTGGTACTCTGTGATCATCGTGGGGGGCATGGCCTACATCTTCCTGATCCAGCTGATCAACATCAGCTACAACGTGACGGAGAGGGAAGTGCAGCAGGCCCTTCGACAGAAGACGGGGCGCCGGCTGCTCTGCGGGCTCATCGTGGACACAGGCCAGTACAATCGGGGCTTCCTGCGGAACTGGCACCAGTTCTCCACCCTGGGCACGCGCCCCTTCCACCACCCTGCTGAGGACGTTGTATGA